CGTAGCATGCGTGGCTCGCCCCCAACCTGACCTGCGTCCATGTCTGCCTTGGTTTCCCCCGCAACACCCTCACGCCCGGTGGCTCCCGGCGTGCTGGCCGCCATTTCCACCTCGCATGTGGTCAACGACATGATGCAGTCGCTGATCCTGGCCATCTATCCGGTGATCAAGGGCGGCTTCAACCTCAGCTTTACCCAGATCGGCCTGATCACGCTGACCTACCAGCTGACCGCCTCGATCTTCCAGCCATTGGTCGGCGCGGCCACCGACCGCCGCCCGGCGCCGTACTCGCTGCCGATCGGCATGGCCTCGACCCTGTGCGGCATGCTGCTGCTCGGCTTCGCACCGAACTACGCGGTGGTGCTGATGGCCGCAGCGTTGGTCGGTATTGGTTCGGCCATCTTCCACCCGGAAGCTTCGCGCATCGCGCGGCTGGCCTCTGGGGGGCGCCATGGCTTCGCGCAGTCGGTGTTCCAGGTCGGCGGCAACTTCGGTACCGCGCTCGGCCCGCTGATCGCTGCGGCGGTGATCGTGCCGTATGGCCAGCATGCCGCGTCGTGGTTTGCCGGCGCCGCACTGATCGGCATCGCGCTGCTGACCTATGTTGGCCGCTGGTACGCGCTGCACCTGGGCACCCCGCGTCCGGCCAGCACCGCGTCAATGGCCCCGCGCCACCCGTCGCGCACCGTGGCCAAGGTGCTGGCGATCCTGCTGGTGCTGATCTTCAGCAAGTACTTCTACATGGCCAGCATCGGCAGCTACTTCACCTTCTACCTGATCCATCACTTCGGCATTCCGGTGGCGCAGGCCCAGCTGCACCTGTTCGCGTTCCTGGTCGCATCCGCTGCCGGTGGCTTCCTGGGGGGGCCGCTGGGTGACCGCATCGGGCGCAAGCCGATCATCTGGACTTCAATCCTGGGCGTGGCGCCGTTCGCACTGATGCTGCCGCATGCGGATCTGTTCTGGACCACGGTGCTGGCGGTGCTGATCGGCTTCGTGCTTTCGTCGGCGTTCTCGGCGATCGTGGTCTATGCGCAGGAGATGATGCCGCACCGCATTGGCATGGTGTCGGGGCTGTTCTTCGGTTTTGCATTCGGGATGGGCGGACTGGGGGCGGCGGTGCTCGGCCTGCTGGCGGACAAGACCAGCATCGAATACGTCTACCAGCTGACCGCGTTCCTGCCGTTGCTCGGCATCGTGGCGGCGTGGCTGCCGCCGTCGCGGCCTGCTGTTCACTGAGGGAGGGTGGGTTTGCAGGGCTTGCAGCCCTGCACCTGCTGAATCAACGTCACCGTCAAAAGCCCACATTCCGTGGGATGGCGGGGTGGGCCCGGTTGCGGGGGACGCTGCAAGTACGTCCATGTAAGCTTGGCCGCGGCATCCATGCCGCGGACACCCCCGCAACCGGACCCACCCCGCCTTCGACAGTTTTCCGCGATCTGTTGGAACGGCTTGTGGGGTCAGATCCGTTTTCCGAAGGAAAACGGATCTGACCCCATTTTTGTGTATCGATATCTGACAGATGTGTCGACCAAGGTCGACACCTACCAACAGCCGCATGAACCTGTCGAAGGCGGGGCGGTGTCGGAGTGCGGGGTGTCAGCGGCATGGATGCCGCTGCCAAGCCTACAGGGACGTACTTGCGGCGTCCCCGCACTCCGACACCGCCCCGCCATCTCATGGAATGCCGCTCTGGCTTTGGCTTTTGCCGTTGCATTGAGCAGGTGCAGGGCTGCAAGCCCTGCCGAAAACCCCCTTGGGCGTAGAATGCGGTCATGAGCGAATCCCTTGATAACCACCTGGTCCACGGCCGCCGCCAGCGGCCCGACGGCCCGTCGCCGATCGATGTCATCTCGGTTCAGTCGCAGCTTGTCTACGGCCACGCCGGCAACAGCGCCGCCGTGCCACCGATGCGCGCCCTCGGCGTGCGCGTAGCCGAAATCCCGACCGTGCTGCTCAGCAATGCGCCGTTCTACGACACCACCCGTGGCCGCGTGCTGCCGGCCGACTGGTTCGCCGACCTGCTGCTGGGTACCCGCGAACGTGGCCTGCCGCAGCGGGCGAAGATGCTCGTCTCCGGTTACTTCGGCAGCACTGCCAACGGCGCCGCGTTTGCCGACTGGCTGGACGATATCCTGCCGGCCTGCCCGCAGCTGCGTTACTGCCTGGATCCGGTCATTGGTGACACCCACACCGGCCCCTATGTGGAGCCGGGCCTGGAAGCGATCTTCGCCGAGCGCCTGCTGCCGCATGCGTGGCTGGTCACACCGAACGCCTTCGAACTCAATCGCCTCACCGGCATGCCGGCATTGGCCGAGGCCGATGCCATCGCCGCCGCACGCACGCTGCTGGACCGTGGCCCGCACTGGGTGATCGCGCACAGCGTGGGCGGCAATCCGGGCGAACTGGTGACGCTGGCCGTCGGTCGCGAGGAAACCTGGCGATGGACTTCGCCGCTGCTGCCGGTGGACGTGGCCGGCACCGGCGATGTGCTGATGTCGCTGGTGGTGTCGTTCCTGCTGCGCGGTGAATCGATGCAGCAGGCGATCTCGCGTGCGATCGCGGGTACCCATGCGGCGCTGGAAGCAACCCTGGCCCATGGCTTCGAGGAGTTCGACGTGATCGCTGCGGCGCCTGCAGCATTGGCTGAAGGCACGCGCTTCCGCGCCGAACGCGTGGCATGAGCGGTTTGCACACGCGCACGCCACGCACGGTCGGCATCGTGGGTAGTGCTGGCGCCTACGGGCGCTGGTTGACCGGCTTCTTCCAGCAGCACATGCAGCTGCCGGTGATCGGCCACGATCCGGCGGATCCGCAATCGCATACGCCGGAGCAGTTGCTGGCGCAGGCCGACGTGCTGGTGTTCTCGGCGCCGATCCGGCACACGCCCGCATTGATCGCCGAGTACGTGCGGCAGTCCGCAGGCCGTGAACGCGACCGACTGTGGCTGGACGTGACCTCGGTGAAGGAGGCGCCGGTGCAGGCGATGTTGGCCTCGCTGGCGGAGGTGGTCGGGCTGCACCCGATGACCGCGCCGCCCAAGGCACCCACCTTGAAGGGCCGGGTGATGGTGGTCTGCGAAGCGCGGCTGCAGGACTGGCAGCCGTGGGTCGATACGCTGTGCGAGGCGTTGCAGGCCGAATGCGTGCGCGCCACGCCGCAGCACCACGACCAGATGATGGCGCTGGTGCAGGCGATGGTGCATGCGACCCACCTGGCCCAGGCCGGCGTGCTGCGCCAGTATCAGCCGCAGCTGGGTGATCTGGCCGCGATGATGCCCTACCGTTCGGCGTCGTTCGAGCTGGATACCGCGATCATCTCGCGCATCCTGTCACTGAACCCGGCGATCTACGAGGACATCCAGTTCGGCAACCCGTACGTGGCGCCGATGCTGGAGCGCTTGGTCGCCCACCTGCAGGCCCTGCAGGCCCAGTTGGGGCAGGGTGACGACGCTGCACGCAGCGCATTCCGTGAGCAGCTGCTGTCGGCCAATCGCAGTGCGTTCGGCGAGCAGGCGCTGGCCGAGGGCAACTACACCTTCGAACGGGTGGGCTATCTGCTGGCCGACCTGACCGAGCGCAATGCGCTGTCGGTGCACCTGCCGGAAGACCGGCCGGGGTCGTTGCGTGAACTGCTGAACGTGTTCGAGCAGCACCGAATCAGCCTGGCATCGATCCATTCTTCGCGCACGCCCGGCGGCGAAGTCCATTTCCGTATAGGATTCGTTGCAGGCAGCGATGCGGTGGCGATCGCAACGGCGGCGGCCGAGGTAGACGCCAGCGGCATTGGGCGGGTGCTCGGCTGAGCGCATTCATCCACAGGCGGTGTGGATGATTTCTGCGCAAACATGTGGATAACCGCGCGCAACCCTTGGCAGCCAAGGCTGTCAAGATGGTTGGTCAAAAATTGATCACGCCTTTTTGTGGCGTCGAGCCGTGCACGGCTGGGTCCGGTGAAAAGCGCGTCGACCCAGGTCGACACCCGCCAGGGGAGCGCGATGCGAAATCCGGTAGCGCCGGGCCATGCCCCGAGAACCTCAGATCGTCAGCCTCAATTCGCCACCACTGGTGGTGAATTCGCGGCCATTGCGCACCAGCAGTCGGCCGTCGTCGAGCTCGTAGCGCGGCGTGGCTTCGGAATGGTGCCCGCTGCCGTTCGCCTCGGGCTTGAACTCGATGATGATGTGGCTTTCGCCATGGCTGTCGACGGCCGGGAACTGACGGAACGACATCGCGCACCTCCTTCAGTGGATGCTGTTGATGCGCCGCCAGCTTCGCCCTGGCGATGTTAGGAGGCCGTCATCAATCGATGAACTGCAGGCGTGCCAGTTCAGCGTACAGACCGCCTTCGGCCAGCAGTTGCGCGTGCGTACCTTCGGCCACGATGCGGCCCTGGTCCATCACCACGATACGGTCGGCCTTGAGCACGGTGGCCAGGCGGTGCGCGATCACCAGCGTGGTACGGCCGGCCATCAGCCGTTCCAGTGCCTGCTGCACGCCGTACTCGCTCTGGGCGTCAAGTGCGCTGGTGGCTTCGTCCAGCAGCAGGATCGGTGCGTCCTTCAGCAGTGCACGTGCAATTGCCACACGCTGCTGCTGGCCGCCGGACAGGCGTGCGCCACGCTCGCCCAGCTCGCTGTCGTAGCCTTGCGGCAGCGCGCGCAGGAAACCATCGGCCTCGGCCGCGCGCGCGGCATCCTCGACCTCGGCATCGCTGGCCTGCAGGCGGCCGTAGCGGATGTTGTCGCGTGCACTGGCGGCGAACAGCGTCGGCTGCTGCGGCACCAGCGCCAGCTGACCACGCAGTTCGGCCGGGTCGACCTGGCGCACGTCGATACCATCCACGCAGATGCGCCCGGCAGCCGGATCGTGGAAGCGCAGCAGCATCGACAGCACCGTGCTCTTGCCCGCACCCGAGGGGCCGACCAGGGCCACAGTCTCACCGGGGCGCACATGGAGGTTGAAGTGATCCAGCGCGGCCTGGTCCGGTCGCTGCGGATAGTGGAAGACCACGTCGTCGAACTGGATCTCGCCGCGCAGCGGCTGCGGCAGCGCATGCGGCTGTGCCGGCGCACGGATCTCGATGTCTTCCTCCAGCAGCTCGCCGATCCGGCCCATGCCGCCGGCCGCGCGCTGCAGTTCGTTCCATACTTCGGCCAGCGCGCCCACCGAGCCACCACCGATCAGCGCGTACAGCACGAACTGGCCCAGGGTGCCGGCGCTCAGGCGGCCTTCGATGACATCGTGGGCGCCCAGCCACAGCACGCCGACGATGGCACCGAATACCAGCAGGATGGCGCTGGCGGTGACCAGCGACTGCGCACCGATGCGGCGGCGTGCGGCCTTGATGGCATCGCCCAGTGCGTGGTCGAAGCGGCCACGCTCGTACGGCTCGCGCGCATGTGCCTGCACCGTACGCACCGCGCCCAGCGTCTCGCTGGCCAGGCTGTTGGCATCGGCGATGCGGTCCTGGCTGTTGCGGGCGACGGTGCGCAGTTTG
This genomic interval from Stenotrophomonas sp. 57 contains the following:
- a CDS encoding MFS transporter, with the translated sequence MSALVSPATPSRPVAPGVLAAISTSHVVNDMMQSLILAIYPVIKGGFNLSFTQIGLITLTYQLTASIFQPLVGAATDRRPAPYSLPIGMASTLCGMLLLGFAPNYAVVLMAAALVGIGSAIFHPEASRIARLASGGRHGFAQSVFQVGGNFGTALGPLIAAAVIVPYGQHAASWFAGAALIGIALLTYVGRWYALHLGTPRPASTASMAPRHPSRTVAKVLAILLVLIFSKYFYMASIGSYFTFYLIHHFGIPVAQAQLHLFAFLVASAAGGFLGGPLGDRIGRKPIIWTSILGVAPFALMLPHADLFWTTVLAVLIGFVLSSAFSAIVVYAQEMMPHRIGMVSGLFFGFAFGMGGLGAAVLGLLADKTSIEYVYQLTAFLPLLGIVAAWLPPSRPAVH
- the pdxY gene encoding pyridoxal kinase; translated protein: MSESLDNHLVHGRRQRPDGPSPIDVISVQSQLVYGHAGNSAAVPPMRALGVRVAEIPTVLLSNAPFYDTTRGRVLPADWFADLLLGTRERGLPQRAKMLVSGYFGSTANGAAFADWLDDILPACPQLRYCLDPVIGDTHTGPYVEPGLEAIFAERLLPHAWLVTPNAFELNRLTGMPALAEADAIAAARTLLDRGPHWVIAHSVGGNPGELVTLAVGREETWRWTSPLLPVDVAGTGDVLMSLVVSFLLRGESMQQAISRAIAGTHAALEATLAHGFEEFDVIAAAPAALAEGTRFRAERVA
- a CDS encoding prephenate dehydrogenase; protein product: MSGLHTRTPRTVGIVGSAGAYGRWLTGFFQQHMQLPVIGHDPADPQSHTPEQLLAQADVLVFSAPIRHTPALIAEYVRQSAGRERDRLWLDVTSVKEAPVQAMLASLAEVVGLHPMTAPPKAPTLKGRVMVVCEARLQDWQPWVDTLCEALQAECVRATPQHHDQMMALVQAMVHATHLAQAGVLRQYQPQLGDLAAMMPYRSASFELDTAIISRILSLNPAIYEDIQFGNPYVAPMLERLVAHLQALQAQLGQGDDAARSAFREQLLSANRSAFGEQALAEGNYTFERVGYLLADLTERNALSVHLPEDRPGSLRELLNVFEQHRISLASIHSSRTPGGEVHFRIGFVAGSDAVAIATAAAEVDASGIGRVLG
- a CDS encoding ABC transporter transmembrane domain-containing protein, producing MTDKDDAPASTPPLRRLGSLRTLWPFVRRHSGLFTAWLLALAVSSAATLSLPPAVKQMIDHGFSSGGQINRAFALLMLVAVVMALGTAARFYFVSLLGEKVVADLRSQLYAHLIHLGAGFHDRSRSGELVSRLTADTELLRSVVGSTMSVALRSSVTVVGSLAMLFVTSPRLAAWSLLGIPLAVLPIIIGARKLRTVARNSQDRIADANSLASETLGAVRTVQAHAREPYERGRFDHALGDAIKAARRRIGAQSLVTASAILLVFGAIVGVLWLGAHDVIEGRLSAGTLGQFVLYALIGGGSVGALAEVWNELQRAAGGMGRIGELLEEDIEIRAPAQPHALPQPLRGEIQFDDVVFHYPQRPDQAALDHFNLHVRPGETVALVGPSGAGKSTVLSMLLRFHDPAAGRICVDGIDVRQVDPAELRGQLALVPQQPTLFAASARDNIRYGRLQASDAEVEDAARAAEADGFLRALPQGYDSELGERGARLSGGQQQRVAIARALLKDAPILLLDEATSALDAQSEYGVQQALERLMAGRTTLVIAHRLATVLKADRIVVMDQGRIVAEGTHAQLLAEGGLYAELARLQFID